Proteins encoded in a region of the Halioglobus maricola genome:
- a CDS encoding DUF4892 domain-containing protein encodes MFSAANSVVVAVVTGVLLATNTAVAQAESPLEILQGLDVSPHMQQVSFDTASVIDHEVGLGAMKKVRGSWQFKASERLTGELTRYSWQVRDGFTSNEVLEGIEAGLNPEALLFSCDGRSCGQGVQWANRVFRERVLYGRDDLQRYRVYGPMAGEAGADSDYRLILFSSARTADRQYLHAEVLEVMPVVDAP; translated from the coding sequence ATGTTTAGCGCAGCTAACAGCGTCGTAGTCGCAGTGGTCACGGGCGTCTTGTTGGCGACAAATACTGCGGTAGCCCAGGCGGAGTCCCCCCTGGAGATACTGCAAGGTCTCGATGTCTCGCCCCATATGCAGCAGGTTAGCTTCGACACTGCCTCTGTGATCGATCACGAAGTCGGCCTGGGAGCGATGAAGAAAGTACGCGGCAGCTGGCAATTCAAGGCGAGCGAGCGGCTTACAGGTGAGCTCACCCGCTATTCCTGGCAGGTGCGCGATGGTTTTACTTCGAACGAAGTACTGGAGGGGATCGAGGCGGGCCTGAACCCTGAGGCTCTTCTTTTTTCCTGTGACGGCCGCAGTTGTGGCCAGGGAGTGCAGTGGGCCAATCGGGTGTTCAGGGAGCGAGTGCTATACGGCCGTGATGACCTGCAACGATACCGAGTATATGGGCCCATGGCAGGAGAGGCTGGCGCTGATTCCGACTATCGCCTGATCCTGTTCAGCTCAGCACGTACCGCTGATCGCCAGTACTTGCACGCGGAAGTTCTCGAGGTTATGCCGGTGGTGGATGCGCCCTGA
- a CDS encoding 4-phosphoerythronate dehydrogenase → MKLKLVADENIPGIEDLLGPVAHITRVAGRDLQAEAVRDADALFVRSVTQVDAGLLEGSRVRFVGTATAGTDHIDKVWLRQQQIAFHSCAGSNANAVVEYVLAAIAETGDTLERLFAGARVGIVGYGHVGRSLAARLDALAIEWCAYDPWMDKGAIARPGTLADVNASDVICIHAELTRREPWPSHHLYDAAALDAIRSSQLLINASRGPVVDNAALKQRLSAANAPVAVLDVWEQEPQLDLELLELVRFGSAHIAGYSIDGKLRASRMLAEALTGSLGLKPPVVGSATAPQLELGLGTGPADRAAVVRGLLGQVYRLAEDDQLLRSKANDVPECIGTAFDELRRGYRQRRELAGAVLVGLRPQGFVRDIAAALGVLCA, encoded by the coding sequence ATGAAACTAAAACTGGTTGCAGATGAAAATATTCCAGGTATCGAAGATCTTTTAGGTCCTGTCGCGCATATCACCCGTGTCGCTGGTCGAGACCTGCAGGCCGAGGCAGTGCGTGACGCGGACGCGCTGTTCGTGCGCTCTGTCACCCAGGTAGACGCGGGGCTGTTAGAAGGAAGCCGGGTTCGCTTTGTGGGAACCGCGACCGCCGGGACCGACCATATCGACAAAGTCTGGTTGCGGCAGCAGCAGATAGCATTCCACAGTTGTGCTGGTTCGAATGCCAACGCTGTCGTTGAGTATGTGCTCGCAGCAATTGCTGAGACCGGAGATACGCTGGAGCGGCTGTTCGCCGGTGCCAGGGTAGGTATTGTCGGCTATGGCCATGTGGGGCGCAGCCTGGCGGCTCGCCTCGATGCGTTAGCCATTGAATGGTGCGCCTATGATCCCTGGATGGATAAGGGTGCTATCGCCAGGCCTGGCACCCTGGCAGACGTCAATGCCAGCGACGTCATCTGTATACATGCAGAGCTGACGCGGCGCGAGCCATGGCCAAGTCATCATCTCTATGACGCGGCGGCTCTCGATGCTATCAGGAGTTCTCAGCTCTTGATCAACGCCAGCCGGGGACCGGTGGTAGATAACGCTGCCCTCAAGCAGCGACTTAGCGCGGCCAATGCGCCGGTTGCCGTGTTGGACGTATGGGAACAGGAGCCGCAACTTGATCTTGAGCTCCTCGAGCTTGTCCGCTTTGGGAGTGCCCATATCGCCGGCTACAGCATTGATGGAAAATTGCGCGCCTCGCGAATGTTGGCCGAGGCGCTCACGGGCTCGTTGGGACTGAAACCGCCGGTTGTCGGTAGCGCGACGGCACCCCAGCTCGAGCTCGGTCTGGGAACTGGCCCCGCTGACAGGGCGGCTGTGGTCAGAGGGCTGCTTGGACAAGTCTATCGCCTGGCAGAGGATGACCAGTTGTTGCGCAGTAAGGCGAACGATGTACCCGAGTGTATCGGTACAGCCTTCGATGAGCTGCGGCGTGGCTATCGCCAGCGCCGCGAATTGGCGGGAGCTGTGCTTGTCGGCCTTCGGCCGCAGGGTTTTGTCCGAGACATTGCTGCGGCATTGGGGGTCTTGTGCGCATAG
- the prmB gene encoding 50S ribosomal protein L3 N(5)-glutamine methyltransferase: protein MTTTTVGQAIEHCHDALIASDVFYGHGTDNPWDEAVQLVLAVSDLPADADEAQLPHPVSDGQWRDIQALLRRRIDERVPLPYLIGKAWFAGLEFSCDHRALVPRSPLAELILHDYQPWYRGPTPSRILDLCCGGGCIGLAAAYYAPEVSVDLVDLDSEALALAAENVARMGLEGRVRTIQSNGFAALGGKRYDVILCNPPYVDAGDLASMPAEYHHEPELGLGSGHDGLDLTRQILAQVADHLEPSGLLILEVGNSWTALDAAYPDVAFTWLEFEHGGHGVLALTAQELQEYAASLRPEPV from the coding sequence ATGACGACAACAACTGTAGGCCAGGCGATAGAACACTGCCACGATGCCCTGATAGCCAGCGATGTCTTTTATGGGCACGGGACGGACAACCCCTGGGATGAAGCAGTACAACTGGTGCTGGCTGTCTCAGACCTTCCGGCCGATGCCGACGAAGCGCAGTTGCCGCATCCGGTCAGTGATGGCCAATGGCGCGATATTCAGGCACTGCTGCGACGCCGCATCGACGAGCGGGTGCCCCTGCCATACCTCATCGGCAAAGCCTGGTTTGCGGGCCTGGAGTTTAGCTGTGACCATCGAGCCCTGGTGCCTCGCTCACCGCTGGCGGAGTTGATTCTGCACGATTATCAACCCTGGTATCGCGGGCCGACACCGTCGCGAATACTCGATTTGTGCTGCGGCGGTGGCTGTATTGGCCTGGCGGCGGCGTATTACGCGCCCGAGGTGTCGGTGGATCTTGTGGATCTCGATAGCGAAGCACTGGCCCTGGCCGCAGAGAATGTGGCTCGCATGGGGCTGGAGGGTCGTGTTCGCACGATTCAATCGAATGGCTTCGCCGCTCTAGGGGGGAAGCGTTACGATGTGATTTTGTGCAATCCGCCCTATGTGGACGCCGGGGATCTCGCCTCTATGCCAGCGGAGTATCATCACGAGCCGGAACTGGGGCTCGGCAGTGGCCATGACGGCCTGGACCTTACCCGCCAGATACTCGCCCAGGTGGCGGATCATCTGGAGCCCAGCGGCCTGTTGATCCTGGAGGTGGGCAACAGTTGGACGGCGCTGGACGCTGCCTACCCCGACGTGGCCTTCACCTGGCTGGAGTTCGAACACGGCGGTCACGGTGTGCTCGCGCTGACTGCGCAGGAATTACAGGAATACGCCGCCAGTTTGCGCCCAGAACCGGTATAA
- a CDS encoding glycine cleavage system protein R, with protein METSYIITFIGDDRPGLVEELSRTIENNRGNWHESRLSQLGGKFAGLILVSLPMDNGPTLEAELKALSASGLSVRVTATSETATRHGKAITLTLIGPDRLGIVKEVSHALAQREVNVIEMDSQVESAAMSSELLFRARIDALVPENTDMDSLQDSLDEIANHMTLDIELD; from the coding sequence GTGGAAACCTCTTATATCATCACCTTTATCGGCGATGATCGCCCCGGCCTCGTCGAGGAACTTTCGCGCACGATAGAGAACAATCGCGGCAACTGGCACGAAAGCCGCCTGTCCCAGCTTGGCGGAAAGTTTGCCGGGCTTATCCTGGTGTCACTGCCAATGGATAACGGACCGACACTCGAAGCCGAACTAAAGGCACTCTCCGCGAGTGGCCTCAGTGTGAGGGTCACCGCGACCAGTGAGACAGCAACGCGCCACGGCAAAGCGATTACACTGACGCTGATCGGGCCGGACCGCCTGGGCATCGTCAAAGAAGTGTCCCACGCACTGGCCCAGCGCGAGGTTAATGTGATCGAGATGGACAGCCAGGTGGAAAGTGCTGCGATGAGTAGCGAATTGTTGTTCCGCGCCAGAATCGATGCACTGGTGCCGGAAAACACGGATATGGATTCACTCCAGGATTCCCTGGACGAAATCGCCAATCACATGACCCTGGACATCGAGTTGGACTGA
- the tusA gene encoding sulfurtransferase TusA has translation MTETMSLEPDYILDATGLMCPEPVMLLHNQVRDMAVGEVVQVLATDPSTQRDIPKFCTFLGHELLDQDESDGQYRYYLRKVGEA, from the coding sequence ATGACTGAGACTATGTCGCTAGAACCAGACTACATTCTAGATGCCACCGGCTTAATGTGCCCCGAGCCGGTCATGCTGTTGCACAACCAGGTGCGAGATATGGCGGTCGGCGAGGTCGTTCAGGTTCTGGCCACGGACCCTTCCACGCAGCGTGATATCCCCAAATTTTGCACTTTCCTTGGACACGAATTACTGGATCAAGACGAGTCAGATGGACAATATCGCTATTACTTGCGCAAGGTGGGTGAGGCCTGA
- a CDS encoding elongation factor P hydroxylase, whose protein sequence is MGVAVATCVFDSRRLEAVFDRCFEVSENTLLVGGADEPLYRPAGTSQPHHLLYYREDFFASALHEISHWCIAGPERRQQVDFGYWYAPEGRSESEQHAFEAVEVKPQAVEWCLSRACGYRFRVSVDNFGDGGVLPDTTGFRAAVLAQVKQWQRDGLPVRAQQFYTALCAEFGTSTTLKSQHFSAEDLD, encoded by the coding sequence ATGGGTGTTGCCGTCGCCACCTGTGTGTTTGATAGCCGACGCCTCGAAGCTGTGTTTGATCGCTGTTTTGAGGTCTCCGAAAACACCCTGTTAGTCGGTGGTGCCGACGAACCGCTGTACCGTCCCGCAGGAACATCCCAGCCTCATCACTTGCTTTACTATCGGGAAGATTTTTTTGCGAGTGCGCTACACGAAATTTCCCATTGGTGCATAGCTGGCCCTGAGCGTCGACAGCAGGTCGACTTCGGGTATTGGTATGCCCCGGAGGGGCGCAGTGAGTCTGAGCAGCACGCTTTCGAGGCCGTGGAGGTGAAACCCCAGGCGGTAGAGTGGTGTCTCTCGCGGGCGTGCGGCTATCGCTTCAGGGTGAGCGTGGATAACTTTGGCGATGGCGGCGTGCTTCCGGATACTACTGGTTTTCGAGCCGCGGTGCTGGCGCAGGTTAAACAGTGGCAACGCGATGGCTTGCCAGTGCGGGCGCAGCAGTTCTATACAGCGCTCTGTGCCGAATTTGGTACCAGTACCACGCTAAAGTCACAGCACTTTTCCGCCGAGGATCTGGACTGA
- a CDS encoding 5'-3' exonuclease, which yields MAERAWLVDASIYIFRAWFSMPDRWYTDDGMPLNAVYGYSNFLVDFLPHLAPGDPVAAAFDESLGTCFRNEIFADYKASRELPDQALAFQLRACRTVTELAGIPCYGGARYEADDYLATLARLAAERGTAATVVTRDKDLGQLLDHPDTTWWDFAADQFLDATAFHQRFGVRPAQFADYLALVGDSVDDIPGVPGVGPKTAAALLSARETLEGIASDFAGVADLPVRGATKLADKLSAHWPQVLVSRKLAQLERHVPGVNELPSFALDRQRVQAVSDYLSELGLGGPLLRRWQRLDDRRAESSAQ from the coding sequence GTGGCTGAGCGTGCCTGGCTGGTAGATGCAAGCATCTACATATTTCGCGCCTGGTTTTCCATGCCTGACCGGTGGTATACCGACGATGGTATGCCGCTGAATGCTGTTTACGGTTACAGTAATTTTCTGGTGGATTTTCTTCCGCACCTTGCCCCGGGTGACCCAGTCGCCGCCGCTTTTGATGAAAGCCTCGGCACCTGCTTTCGCAACGAGATATTTGCCGACTACAAAGCCAGTCGCGAGCTGCCTGACCAAGCGCTGGCGTTTCAGCTTCGCGCCTGTCGCACGGTGACCGAGTTGGCAGGAATTCCCTGTTACGGTGGCGCCCGCTATGAGGCGGATGATTACCTCGCAACGCTGGCGCGACTCGCTGCCGAGCGGGGAACAGCCGCCACGGTGGTCACCCGCGACAAGGACCTGGGGCAATTGCTGGATCATCCAGACACAACCTGGTGGGATTTCGCAGCAGATCAATTTTTGGATGCGACTGCATTTCACCAGCGATTTGGCGTGCGCCCGGCCCAGTTCGCCGATTACCTGGCTCTGGTGGGCGATTCAGTGGACGACATTCCCGGCGTGCCCGGCGTAGGCCCCAAGACGGCTGCAGCGCTGCTATCGGCGCGAGAGACACTTGAAGGGATCGCCAGCGATTTCGCCGGCGTCGCCGACTTGCCGGTGCGAGGTGCGACCAAACTCGCAGATAAACTCTCCGCACACTGGCCGCAGGTGCTTGTGTCACGCAAACTTGCGCAACTAGAGCGTCACGTTCCCGGGGTTAATGAACTGCCGTCATTCGCGCTGGATCGACAGCGAGTGCAGGCGGTGAGCGATTATCTCTCAGAGCTTGGCCTGGGTGGCCCTCTGCTTCGGCGCTGGCAGCGTCTCGACGATCGACGTGCGGAAAGTAGTGCGCAATGA
- a CDS encoding alpha/beta fold hydrolase: MKFEELGWKLHGLHYAGMAWGDPDKPPVLALHGWLDNAASFQRVAETLAETCYVVAPDLSGHGKSDWRSPDATYHIYDDLPQLNALVAAMGWETFSLIGHSRGAAISAMYAATFPEQVGALVLLDGAIPMPLDETEFAAQMRRFIDEKKRLQDRKLRVYPDRAAAVTAREEQGLERAAAELIASRNLYACEGGYRWQTDPRLRGASAIKLTWNHLEAVLGALSMPALLLVAEQGMIGKNQHHLDKVAQIIPDVTLETFPGSHHFHMEAAAPDLSRRINTFISRESSQHV; this comes from the coding sequence GTGAAGTTCGAAGAATTAGGCTGGAAGTTACATGGCCTGCACTATGCAGGTATGGCCTGGGGCGACCCAGACAAGCCCCCTGTGCTCGCCTTGCATGGCTGGCTTGATAATGCCGCCAGTTTCCAGCGTGTGGCTGAGACCCTTGCAGAGACGTGCTACGTGGTTGCTCCCGATCTTTCCGGGCACGGCAAATCTGACTGGCGCTCGCCAGATGCCACATACCACATTTACGACGACTTGCCGCAGCTGAACGCGCTGGTGGCGGCAATGGGGTGGGAGACGTTTAGCCTGATAGGGCATTCGCGCGGTGCGGCTATCAGCGCCATGTATGCAGCTACCTTTCCAGAGCAAGTAGGCGCCCTTGTGTTGCTGGATGGCGCGATTCCAATGCCGCTGGACGAGACAGAGTTTGCGGCCCAGATGCGTCGCTTTATCGATGAGAAAAAGCGCCTGCAGGATCGCAAGTTGCGCGTGTATCCAGATCGGGCAGCTGCGGTCACGGCGCGAGAAGAGCAGGGCCTGGAGCGCGCGGCAGCGGAACTTATTGCGAGCCGTAATCTCTATGCATGTGAAGGGGGGTATCGCTGGCAGACCGATCCAAGATTGCGTGGGGCCTCAGCGATTAAACTGACCTGGAACCATCTCGAGGCTGTGCTGGGGGCGCTCAGTATGCCGGCACTGTTGTTGGTGGCCGAGCAGGGCATGATCGGGAAAAATCAGCACCACCTGGACAAAGTGGCGCAGATTATTCCAGATGTTACGCTGGAGACATTTCCTGGCAGTCACCACTTTCACATGGAGGCGGCGGCACCAGACCTCAGTCGCCGGATTAATACATTTATCTCTCGGGAGAGCAGTCAACATGTTTAG
- the aroC gene encoding chorismate synthase, whose protein sequence is MSGNSIGKLFTVTTFGESHGPGLGCIVDGCPPGLELDVEDMQRDLDRRKPGTSRFTTQRREADEVRILSGVFEGRTTGTSIGLLIENTDQRSKDYSNIANTFRPAHADYSYNQKYGFRDYRGGGRSSARETAMRVAAGAIAKKYLRQRYGIEVRGYLSQLGPIRAEKLDWELVETNPFFCPDADAIPKMEEYMAALNKEGNSIGARINVVASNVMPGLGEPVFDRLDADIAHAMMGINAVKGVEIGSGFASVEEKGTEHRDELTPEGFSSNNAGGVLGGISSGQDITVSIALKPTSSIRQPGATIDTEGNAMEMVTHGRHDPCVGIRATPIAEAMLAIVLMDHLLRHRGQNADVECTTPVIPASHPE, encoded by the coding sequence ATGTCCGGCAATTCCATAGGCAAACTGTTCACTGTCACCACCTTCGGCGAGAGCCACGGCCCTGGTCTGGGCTGCATTGTGGACGGCTGCCCTCCGGGGCTGGAGCTGGATGTCGAAGATATGCAACGCGACCTCGACAGGCGCAAACCCGGCACCTCGCGTTTTACTACCCAGCGTCGTGAAGCGGACGAGGTGCGCATTCTGTCCGGCGTCTTCGAAGGCCGTACGACCGGCACGTCAATCGGGCTGTTGATCGAAAACACCGATCAGCGCTCCAAGGACTATTCCAATATCGCCAATACCTTTCGCCCGGCGCATGCGGACTACAGCTATAACCAAAAGTATGGTTTTCGCGATTACCGTGGCGGTGGACGCTCGTCGGCCCGCGAGACGGCAATGCGTGTCGCCGCCGGCGCCATCGCCAAGAAGTACTTGCGCCAACGCTACGGCATTGAAGTGCGAGGTTACCTGTCGCAGTTAGGGCCTATTCGCGCAGAAAAGCTCGACTGGGAGCTGGTGGAAACCAATCCTTTTTTCTGTCCCGATGCCGACGCCATCCCGAAGATGGAAGAGTACATGGCCGCGCTCAACAAGGAGGGGAACTCCATTGGCGCCCGCATCAATGTGGTAGCCAGCAACGTGATGCCCGGCCTCGGTGAGCCTGTTTTCGATCGTCTGGATGCTGATATCGCCCACGCCATGATGGGTATTAATGCAGTCAAGGGTGTGGAAATCGGTTCAGGTTTTGCCAGTGTCGAGGAGAAGGGCACTGAGCACCGTGATGAACTGACCCCGGAAGGGTTCAGTAGTAACAACGCCGGCGGTGTGTTGGGCGGCATTTCCAGTGGTCAGGACATCACTGTGAGCATTGCCCTCAAGCCCACGTCAAGCATTCGCCAGCCTGGCGCCACTATCGATACCGAGGGCAATGCCATGGAAATGGTGACCCACGGCCGCCACGATCCCTGCGTCGGCATACGTGCAACGCCCATCGCCGAGGCGATGTTGGCGATTGTATTGATGGATCATTTACTGCGTCACCGCGGCCAGAATGCCGATGTGGAATGTACGACCCCCGTGATTCCTGCATCGCATCCCGAGTAG
- a CDS encoding YheU family protein produces MSAYIIVPVDRLAEAVLQALLEEFASRDGTDYGERELTLDEKAGNLRRQLDADELCILFHSESEEWDLVTREQADLLLND; encoded by the coding sequence ATGTCCGCATATATCATTGTTCCTGTGGATCGTCTAGCTGAAGCAGTGTTGCAGGCTTTGCTGGAGGAGTTTGCCAGCCGAGACGGTACCGATTACGGTGAACGGGAGTTGACCCTTGACGAAAAGGCAGGCAACCTGCGCCGCCAATTGGACGCCGACGAGTTGTGCATTCTGTTCCATTCTGAAAGCGAGGAGTGGGATCTGGTGACGCGAGAGCAGGCAGACCTCTTACTGAATGACTGA
- the folE gene encoding GTP cyclohydrolase I FolE: MEQNWANIIEAIGEDQERPGLVDTPKRAAKAFEFLTQGYEQSVEEVVNGALFPSESSEMVIVQDVELYSLCEHHLLPFIGKCHVAYIPTGKVLGLSKVARIVDVFARRLQIQESLTSQIAETIMDVTGADGVGVIIEARHMCMMMRGVQKQNSVMKTSAMLGTFRDSQVTREEFLQLLQMRT; the protein is encoded by the coding sequence GTGGAACAAAACTGGGCAAACATTATTGAAGCTATCGGTGAAGACCAGGAACGCCCCGGGCTCGTCGACACGCCCAAGCGCGCAGCCAAGGCTTTCGAATTCCTGACCCAGGGTTACGAGCAATCTGTTGAAGAAGTCGTCAATGGCGCCCTGTTTCCGTCTGAATCCAGCGAAATGGTCATTGTCCAGGACGTGGAGCTCTACTCTCTATGTGAACACCACCTGCTGCCTTTCATCGGCAAATGTCACGTGGCCTATATCCCTACCGGGAAGGTGCTGGGCTTGTCCAAAGTGGCACGAATCGTTGATGTGTTCGCGCGGCGATTGCAGATTCAGGAATCACTGACGTCCCAGATTGCAGAGACCATCATGGATGTGACGGGCGCCGACGGTGTCGGTGTCATCATTGAAGCGCGTCACATGTGCATGATGATGCGCGGCGTCCAGAAACAGAATTCAGTGATGAAGACCTCTGCCATGCTCGGAACATTCCGGGATTCACAAGTCACCCGCGAAGAGTTCCTGCAATTACTCCAGATGCGCACCTGA
- a CDS encoding NAD(P)H-dependent glycerol-3-phosphate dehydrogenase — translation MERTYRVAVLGGGSFGTVIGNIIAENGHSVRLWLRNRERAQEINSARENHEYLPGYQLSDNLVAYDVLAAAVSEVDLVFVAVPSGSFRTVVAELSGLVAPEAVIVSLTKGIEADGFKLMSQILREEMPGHPIGVLSGPNLAGEIARGHISGSVIASELPAVTRLIHDLLHCPAFLIYSSHDMYGVELGGALKNVYAILSGVGAALDFGENTVGMLLTRALAEMSRFAVHMGANPMTFLGLSGVGDLVVTCSSPLSRNYRVGMAVAHGQPLEDVLAGMDQVAEGINTLALVKCEADRRGVDMPLVDGLYRMLHEQQPVEAVFNAMMSTEEAQDVEFVVR, via the coding sequence ATGGAGCGCACTTATCGCGTCGCCGTACTGGGTGGCGGAAGTTTCGGCACAGTCATCGGTAACATCATCGCAGAAAATGGCCACAGTGTGCGCCTCTGGCTGCGCAATCGTGAGCGCGCGCAGGAGATCAATAGCGCGCGAGAGAATCACGAGTATCTGCCGGGTTACCAACTCAGCGACAATTTAGTCGCCTACGATGTGCTTGCTGCTGCAGTGAGCGAAGTTGACCTTGTGTTCGTAGCCGTACCGAGCGGCTCGTTTCGCACGGTAGTTGCCGAGTTGTCGGGACTGGTTGCGCCAGAAGCAGTCATTGTCAGCCTAACCAAGGGAATTGAGGCAGACGGCTTCAAACTCATGAGCCAAATCCTGCGCGAGGAGATGCCCGGGCATCCCATCGGCGTCCTGTCAGGGCCGAACCTGGCAGGAGAAATCGCCCGGGGCCACATCTCGGGCTCAGTTATCGCCAGTGAGCTGCCTGCGGTGACGCGTTTGATACACGATTTGCTGCATTGCCCGGCGTTCCTGATCTATAGCTCGCATGACATGTACGGTGTAGAACTGGGCGGGGCGCTTAAAAATGTTTACGCCATACTGTCGGGCGTTGGTGCAGCGCTTGATTTTGGCGAGAACACGGTTGGCATGTTGCTGACGCGAGCGCTAGCTGAAATGTCGCGCTTTGCGGTGCACATGGGTGCCAACCCAATGACGTTTCTGGGGCTTTCCGGTGTCGGCGATCTGGTGGTTACCTGCTCTTCGCCGCTATCGCGCAACTACCGAGTCGGGATGGCGGTCGCGCACGGTCAGCCACTGGAGGACGTGCTCGCGGGAATGGATCAGGTCGCAGAGGGCATCAATACCTTGGCCCTGGTAAAGTGCGAGGCGGACCGCCGCGGGGTTGATATGCCGTTGGTCGATGGTTTGTACCGGATGTTGCATGAGCAGCAACCTGTAGAGGCAGTGTTCAATGCTATGATGAGTACAGAAGAGGCTCAGGACGTCGAGTTCGTCGTTCGCTGA
- a CDS encoding SixA phosphatase family protein has translation MYLTIWRHGEAGSAVTDRMRELTERGVEDVNAGSEQFKQLCADRDIPLPKRIFYSEWVRTTQTASIVGRALGDAALESSPALIPGRQPVDVENDISHRYPDDHLLLISHQPLVSCLVDYYVGSRGYVPGLVPGGLATLRMDHPGPALAQLVFCIQPPAFEVIL, from the coding sequence ATGTATCTGACTATCTGGCGCCACGGTGAAGCCGGTAGTGCGGTGACTGATCGTATGCGGGAGTTGACCGAGCGCGGTGTTGAGGATGTCAATGCTGGCAGCGAGCAGTTCAAGCAACTCTGCGCCGACCGGGACATTCCCTTACCGAAACGAATTTTTTACAGTGAATGGGTTCGCACTACGCAGACGGCAAGTATCGTAGGCCGGGCTCTCGGTGACGCTGCGCTGGAAAGCAGTCCGGCGTTGATTCCAGGGCGGCAGCCAGTTGATGTCGAAAACGACATATCTCATCGCTACCCTGATGATCACCTGTTGCTGATATCGCATCAACCGCTGGTCTCTTGTCTGGTCGATTACTACGTTGGATCTCGTGGCTACGTACCAGGGCTTGTGCCGGGTGGCCTGGCCACATTGCGAATGGATCACCCTGGACCGGCATTGGCTCAGCTGGTGTTCTGCATTCAGCCGCCGGCGTTTGAGGTCATTTTGTGA